In Vigna angularis cultivar LongXiaoDou No.4 chromosome 8, ASM1680809v1, whole genome shotgun sequence, the DNA window GCAATCCCTAACAGAAGAGAAAGCAAAAATGGTTGGTTATCAACATGTGTAAAGGAAGGtataactaaaaaaagtgaGCTGAAACAAAAGGGTTCTATGAGACAATTGTAATGTTCTATTAATGTTACTTACAAAGCTTGTTGGACAGAGGGTTTCTTCTGGAAAGTGTGGCAAAAAGCATAAAGATTTCCCAACTTGAAAGCAAATTCTGACTCAAAACATTGCTGAAGAAGGAAAACCATATTCCTTGAAGAATTTTCATCACAAAGGAAGGAACAAAAACCAAGAAAATAACATACAAAGGTAGAAAACAGTCCTTATAATTCCACAAAATCATCACCAAATCTTGTTTGGTTGGAGATGAGTAACTCAGAAAGCCAAGATTTGATCATCCACTGTGAAGATGAGCAGCAGGAGCAGCAGAATAGTGAAGATGATTTCTATGATGTTGATGACTATGACATTGATGAGTCCTACTATTTCTATGTCATCAATGCAATTCTAAGTGGAACTGCAAGGCTCAATGTTCTGTTGCCTACAGTGACGATCCTTGCCTTCAGCATTTTTGCACCAATTCTGACAGATGATGGTGAGTGCAACACATTGAACAGATGGTTGATGGGAAGTTTTTTGGCCCTTATGGCAGTGTCATGTGTGTTCTTCACCTTAACTGACAGCTTCAGAAGTAGCAGTGGAAGATTGTACTATGGAGTGGCAACATTGAGAGGGATATGGACCTTCAATGGGGGCAAGAAGAAGCCTCGTGTGCCATCAGATTATAGATTGAGATGGAGTGATCTTTTTTATGCATCATTGTCTTTGGTCTCTTTTCTTGCTTTTGCAGGGTTGCATCAAGATGTGGTGAAGTGTTACTACCCAGCATTGCCTAGAAAGCTCACCAACACTCTCCCTCTTGTGGTTGGTTTCTTTGTGAGTGTCTTGTTTGTTGCTTTTCCATccaagagaagaggaattgGATACCCCTTCTTGCTGCAGAGAGATCCTTTCTACTCTTCTACTAGACCTTGAACCCCCCCACTTTTCACCATTTCTATAGTCATAACATGACTTTGAGTAAGGAGTTTAGCCAACACATCAAAGGGATATTGCTTACTGTAGAGGGTTTAGATCCTCTCCTGTTAACAAAATATGATAATGTTATGTTTGAGAGAAACATGCAAAAGTAAAATCAATTGACCTACCTCAAAATAGGTCATGAGAGTTCTTTATTATGATAACccttttgtgttttttcttcctttataatattaaaaaatatctaaatttagtttaattttataaaatgaggTTATAAAgtaagatttatttatttatatactttaaattcgTCTTCTAATTATTCGATAACGGTGATATcatgattttaataaataacaaaattttatcaaataaattaatttttgttattattttaagaaagaagaaaataaaaaataaataatagtatcAAATGAAcgtaaaaaaatttagatatgttaaaaa includes these proteins:
- the LOC108344386 gene encoding protein DMP2, which encodes MSNSESQDLIIHCEDEQQEQQNSEDDFYDVDDYDIDESYYFYVINAILSGTARLNVLLPTVTILAFSIFAPILTDDGECNTLNRWLMGSFLALMAVSCVFFTLTDSFRSSSGRLYYGVATLRGIWTFNGGKKKPRVPSDYRLRWSDLFYASLSLVSFLAFAGLHQDVVKCYYPALPRKLTNTLPLVVGFFVSVLFVAFPSKRRGIGYPFLLQRDPFYSSTRP